A genomic region of bacterium contains the following coding sequences:
- a CDS encoding acyl-CoA dehydratase activase: MGVDVGSVSTNLAVIDPQSRVVEKLYLRTLGRPIETVQRGLAEMRELLGDRTGDIAGVGTTGSARQLTAVLVGADSVKNEITAHAIAASLVIPGVRTVFEIGGQDSKIIILRDGIVVDFAMNTVCAAGTGSFLDQQAARLSIPIEDFGGHALRSTAPVRIAGRCTVFAESDMIHKQQIGHTTDDIIAGLCEALVRNYLNNIARGKDIKPPVVFQGGVAANRGIKSAFERHLGFEVIVPPYHDVMGAIGAAQLALERVAVTGSTRFKGFQAAEFEYKTLGFECGNCPNVCEVVEILQNGVVISRWGDKCGRYQDLTVGRNS; the protein is encoded by the coding sequence ATGGGTGTGGACGTCGGTTCGGTCAGCACGAATCTGGCCGTCATAGACCCACAGAGCCGGGTGGTGGAGAAGCTGTACCTGCGCACCCTGGGGCGGCCCATCGAGACGGTGCAGCGGGGACTCGCGGAGATGAGGGAACTTCTGGGCGACCGGACCGGCGACATCGCCGGGGTGGGGACAACGGGGTCGGCGCGGCAGCTCACCGCGGTCCTCGTCGGCGCCGATTCGGTCAAGAACGAGATAACGGCACACGCCATCGCGGCCTCGCTGGTCATCCCCGGCGTGCGTACCGTTTTCGAGATAGGCGGCCAGGATTCGAAAATCATCATTCTGCGCGACGGCATCGTGGTGGATTTCGCCATGAACACGGTCTGCGCCGCCGGTACCGGCTCCTTCCTGGACCAGCAGGCGGCCCGCCTGTCCATCCCCATCGAGGATTTCGGCGGCCACGCGCTGCGCTCCACCGCCCCGGTGCGCATCGCCGGCCGCTGCACAGTTTTCGCCGAATCGGACATGATTCACAAGCAGCAGATCGGCCACACGACCGATGACATCATCGCCGGCCTCTGCGAGGCTCTGGTGCGCAACTACCTCAACAACATCGCCCGGGGCAAGGACATAAAGCCGCCCGTGGTCTTCCAGGGCGGGGTGGCGGCCAACCGAGGCATCAAGAGCGCCTTCGAGAGGCACCTGGGCTTCGAGGTCATCGTCCCTCCCTACCACGACGTCATGGGGGCCATCGGCGCCGCCCAGCTGGCCCTGGAGCGCGTGGCGGTCACCGGTTCCACCCGGTTCAAAGGCTTCCAGGCGGCGGAGTTCGAGTACAAAACCCTCGGCTTCGAGTGCGGCAACTGCCCCAACGTGTGCGAGGTGGTGGAGATACTCCAGAACGGGGTCGTCATCAGCCGCTGGGGGGACAAGTGCGGCCGGTATCAGGACCTCACCGTGGGGCGCAATTCATAA
- a CDS encoding HU family DNA-binding protein produces MTKADLAQRIAKKTQLTLKQTTELINAILDMITVSLTKSGKDETLYRQRIEIRGFGTFRLRKKRARLARNPRTGEMIRVADKWVPHFKPSKQLKSILPD; encoded by the coding sequence ATGACCAAGGCGGACCTCGCTCAACGGATCGCGAAAAAAACTCAATTAACGCTCAAACAGACCACGGAATTGATAAATGCGATCCTGGATATGATAACCGTTTCCCTGACGAAATCCGGAAAAGACGAAACCCTTTACCGGCAGCGCATCGAAATCCGGGGCTTCGGGACGTTCCGCCTGCGCAAGAAACGGGCCCGCCTGGCCCGCAACCCCCGCACCGGCGAGATGATCCGCGTCGCAGACAAGTGGGTCCCCCATTTCAAGCCCTCCAAGCAGTTGAAGTCCATCCTGCCCGATTAA
- a CDS encoding IS1595 family transposase, with protein sequence MAGKASSDRHIKCPRCNYRWQYTLADGRRKCKRCGKKFTHRRQRRGVCAKQLKEIARLFWLGVPAAAAARDLSLNNVTVTRYYRRLRERIATDREAQLSKLHGHIEADESYFGGVRKGKRGRGAAGKVPVFGLLKRGGEVRVILPRRCDGEQLIGAIRANVELDSIVYTDGYSAYNKLSLNGFHHERVNHGETFSNGRSHINGIENFWGYAKRRLKVYHGGFKRNFDLFI encoded by the coding sequence GTGGCAGGAAAGGCGTCATCCGACCGGCACATCAAGTGCCCCCGTTGCAACTACCGTTGGCAGTACACGCTGGCCGATGGGCGCCGCAAGTGCAAACGATGCGGCAAGAAGTTCACCCACAGGCGTCAGCGGCGCGGGGTGTGCGCCAAGCAGCTCAAGGAGATCGCCCGGCTGTTCTGGCTGGGGGTGCCCGCAGCCGCGGCGGCCCGGGACCTGTCTCTCAACAACGTCACCGTTACCCGCTATTACAGACGGCTGCGCGAGCGGATTGCCACCGACCGCGAGGCCCAACTGTCAAAGCTCCACGGGCACATCGAGGCCGACGAGTCCTACTTCGGTGGCGTGCGCAAGGGCAAACGCGGCCGGGGCGCCGCCGGGAAGGTGCCCGTCTTCGGCCTGTTGAAGCGCGGCGGCGAGGTCCGGGTTATCCTCCCCCGACGCTGCGACGGCGAGCAGCTCATCGGCGCAATCAGGGCCAACGTCGAGCTGGACTCCATCGTTTACACCGACGGTTACTCGGCCTACAACAAGCTGTCGCTCAACGGGTTCCATCACGAGCGCGTCAATCACGGCGAGACCTTCTCCAACGGCCGCAGCCACATCAACGGCATCGAGAACTTCTGGGGCTACGCCAAGCGGCGGCTGAAGGTCTATCACGGCGGCTTCAAACGCAACTTCGACCTGTTCATC